The nucleotide sequence CAGTTCCGGTTGCGCGAACCACGTCAGCATCATCGACACGAGTCTGAGCTCGACCCCCGAATACCCGCCGGGGAACGAGGGGTCGAAATACATCGGAAACGATACATCGAAGCCGGCCCGGTGCTGCGGATGCGTGAAGCCGCGCGAGCAGTGAGGAACCCGGACGATCAGAGTCCCGGCGGGCGAGAGAAGCCGCGCCCATTCGCGCATCGCTCCGAATGCATCGGGAAGGTGTTCCAGTACATGCGAGGCGACGATGCGGTCGTATTTTTCCGGCTCGAGAGGATAAGGAAACGACGAGAGATCGAAGCGGAGGTCGGCAGCCGAAGCAGGATCAATATCTATATTTATATATCCAGCCAGAGGATATCGCCCGCAACCGAGATTCAGGCGCCGCAGCCGTTCGGTTCCCCGTTGTTCGCTCATGCTGCGATTATACACCACCGCTGCCTGCCCGGCGAAGAAAACTTGCAGGCTTTGCCGATGCTCCCGGCCCGTTTCCTCCGTCCGGATCGTGTATACTACGGACTGAGGAGTGATCCGCAACACCGGGGAGAATCGATGAACCCGCATCCGCTTGACGTTTTCCTTCCCTTTCTGACCGTGCCCGCCGGCATATTGGCCATCCTGCTCGCCATCAACGTGATCCTTTTGGCGGTGGCATGGCTGGGCGGCTGGAGCAGTCTTGCACGGGCATATCCCGGCCGCCAGCAGACCGGAGGAGAGACGCGAAGTTTTCGAAGTCTGCGCTTCGGCTACTGGACCGGCTACAACAATTGCGTGACGATCGGCGGCGATTCTCAGGGTCTGCACCTGTCGATGCCATGGTTCCTGCGGGCAGGCCACGAGCCGATCTTCATCCCCTGGGCCGATATGCAGATCGTGGAAAAGCAGTCCTTTTTCGGTCTGTCTCCCATCGTCGGTCTCGCGTTTAAAAACTGCCCTGGCGTCCGCCTCCATCTGCAGGCAAGCCTCCTGGCCGACATCCAGGCGGGCGCCGGAAGCCTTTGCTCGACGGCGGGAAACGCCGACGGCGATCGTTAGCCGGGATGTTCAGAGGACGGCGAGCGCCGAAAAACCGATCACCAGCAGGAGAACGCCGACCCACCGGCCCGCCGGGCTTTTCCGCTCGAGGACGAGGTCATGAACTCCGGCTGGCAGATCCGCCGTCATGGCGCCGTCCGCGTGGTCCGGGAACAACGTGATGTCCCGGCCCGCGGCTGTCAGCCTCCAGTCGCGATCGTAATGGGCCGCAATGCGTATTCTCGCACCGCAGCTCGCGACATCGACGCGAAATCTCGTTCCGGCAAGCCAAGGCTCGCCCGGTTCCATCGCGCCGGCGCCGCGCACGATCGACGGGAAGAAAAGGGAATTCCCATCGGATCTGCCGGCGGCGGCCAGTGGTGCGTGAAAAGGCTTGAATGAAGGAGCCACCGCCCGTCCCTCATTCATATAGTATTCTATATCCGACGGACCGAACGGTTTGCTTATGCCCGCGAAAACGGCGGAAATAGCCGGCAAACCGCCGAACAGCAGCAGGAACAGGATCGGCACCGCAACTCCCGGCAGCCTTCTTCCGGCCGTCCGGGCGCAGGCGAATCCACCGTCTGTCATTGCAGGGGCGAGAAGGATCTGTGCCGGAATCAGCAGGCGCCAGGAAAACTCGAGAAGCTCCCCGACCGGTGAAACAAGCTGCCAGAGAGGCATTGAACACCGAAACATCGCAAGGCAGGCCAGAAACCCGACCAGACTGCACGGAAGAGCGTCCCTGCGCCAGGCAAGAAGCCATCCGGCGATAGCGAGCCCCAGCACGATCACCACCGCAAGAAACATCCACGACCTCAGGAAGCGAAACAGCACCAAGCCGTCTTCGGAATGAATCCGCACTCCGCTGCCCAGGAGATATCCGAGAGCCGGTCTCAGCCCCTGGAACCGGCCGATTTCGACCAAATCCTTGTTGCCATTGACGTCCGTGTCCGATCGAAACACCTCATCGATGAACAGAGACTCGATCCCCGGCCTGACCTTGTTCTTCCCTTCGAAATGCGCCTCTTTCACCGAGAGCATAGCCGGCAGCAGAAAGGGTGCCGCCAGGCATCCGCCGACGGAGGCTGCCGCGAGAAACGCGACGAACTGCCGCGCCGATCTCGCCATGACGGAACGTACAACGGAAACGAATGAGGCGAGGCAGATACAGACGAACGTCATCTGAAGATGCGTCCAGCACATAGCGCCGATCGCGATCGCAAGACGGCGGGAACTCGTCTTCATGGCCGCCAGAACGCAGGGAAAGAGCAGAACCGCACACAGGTGCTGGAAAAAGAAGTTGTGGTACAGATGCATCGCCACACCAGGACCGGAAAAAAGCAACAGGCTTCCGACGATCCTCCGGGGCCGGGACAGTCCTTCCGCCCCGAGAAACCCGCGCATTCCCCAGGATCCCGCGATCGCGAACGCGAGCACCGACAACTTGAGAGCCATGCCTGGCGTACAGCCTGACAAGATGAAAAGGGACGACACGAACAGGGGCGACTGGCCTGAATACCGGAACGTCAGGGCTCCGAACCCGTTGAACACGAAGGGATCCCAGTCGGGAATCCCTCCGGTCGTGAGAAGCACCAGGGCATAATCGTTCGCGGCACGCAGGTGAAGCGGCATGTCGATGGCGGCAGGAACACCCGGTTGCAGGAAATACAGAAAAAACAGCGGCAGGACGGGCAAAACGATCTCGAGCAATGCTCCCGCTGTCGATGACGTTCGCACGCGCGCCGCCAGGTTTCCCAGAAACGAGAAAGCCGGCATGCGAAACTGCGGGTTCCGGATGCCGGCTTCCATGGGAATTTCCTCGCGGGAATCAGGCCGTGCGTTTTGCCAGGCCGCGTCGGACGATGTCGTTCACGGCGAACGAGGCGACATCGTCGGCGTATTTTCCCGGGCCGAACCCGGCGTCATAGCCGAGTTCCTTGGCCAGTTCGTGGGTGATGCGGGGGCCGCCGCAGACCAGCACGACCTTGTCGCGCAGTCCCTCGGCCTCGAGCAACTCGACGAGCTCGGTCAGGTTCTGGATATGGACGTTCTTCTGCGTGACGGTCTGGGAAACGAGCAGCACGTCGGCCTTCAGCTCGACGGCCTTTTTCACGAACTCCTCGTTCGTCACCTGGCTGCCGAGGTTGTGGGCTTCGATCATTTCATACCGTTCGAGGCCGTAATGACCGGCGTAGCCCTTCATGTTCATGATTGCGTCGATGCCGACCGTGTGGGCGTCGGTGCCCGTGCTGGCGCCGATGATGACGACTTTGCGGCCGATCCGGTCGCGGATGAATTCGTTCGTCTCGGCCATGCCCATCACCTGGTTGTCGACCGTGTGGACCTTGATCGATGTATAGTCGACGGTATGTTCGCAGGCGCCGTAGACGACGAAGAACGTGAACTGCGCGTCGAGGCTCTTGTGGTAGACGACCTGCGGCTCGCGCAGTCCCATCTTCTCGGCGAGCTGCGCGGCGGCCGCGACGGCCCGGTCGTCGTCGGCGACGGGCAGGGTGAACGATACCTGCGTCTTGCCGTCGTTCATCGTGTCGCCGTAGGGCTTCACTCGCGTCAGGTCGAGGGTCTTGTCGAAATCCTTCTTCGATGTCGAATACAGGCCGCTGCTCATGATTTCTTCCCTCCCAGCATCAGGTCGATGAACGGATTGACGTATGCGGTGTCTTTCTCGACGACGCCCTCGAGGCCCTTGCCGCCGTTGATCGGCCGCTTCACGCCCGCGAACTTGCCTTTTTCGAGGGTCTTGAACAGGCCGTCGCGCTCGATCTCGGCGAGGAGCCTGGCGGCGTTTTCCAGGACCGCGTGTGCGCGCTGTTCGATGATGCCGCCTTTTTTGAACTCGATCTCGTCGCCAAGTCCTTCCATAGTGCTAAATATATATCGCGCGTTTTCGAGCGCCAGATACCGATCCGACATGAACGGCGTGTGGATCGCCTCGGTCAGCATGCCCAGCAGACAGATGCGCTGGTTCGTCATCGACGTGACCATGTTGAACAGGGCGTCCTGCACGTGGCCGCGGAAGATGTTGCCGGTCATGAACTTGGTCGGCGGCATGTATTTGAGGGGAGCGCGCGGGAAGATCTCGCGCGCCATCTGCGCCTGCGCCAGTTCGTAGAGAAAGCCCTTCTTCAGCTCGGGATCCATCTCGAACGCATGGCCCAGCCCCATCTGTTCCTCGGGCAATCCGGCAAGCACGGCGAACTGCTCATTGATGAACTGCGAGGCCAGAACGGTGTGCGCGGCCTCGAACGCGTCGTCGGTGGTCAGGTAGTTGTCCTCGCCGGTGTTGATGATGACGCCGGCGAACCCGTTGATGATGCG is from Candidatus Ozemobacteraceae bacterium and encodes:
- a CDS encoding methyltransferase domain-containing protein yields the protein MSEQRGTERLRRLNLGCGRYPLAGYINIDIDPASAADLRFDLSSFPYPLEPEKYDRIVASHVLEHLPDAFGAMREWARLLSPAGTLIVRVPHCSRGFTHPQHRAGFDVSFPMYFDPSFPGGYSGVELRLVSMMLTWFAQPELKKACLSPFQYRAGLLLGRLFDAVAAMSPAACSRIWAYWVGGFEEIEFVFEKPATTSERKSEA
- a CDS encoding OAM dimerization domain-containing protein, with protein sequence MSSGLYSTSKKDFDKTLDLTRVKPYGDTMNDGKTQVSFTLPVADDDRAVAAAAQLAEKMGLREPQVVYHKSLDAQFTFFVVYGACEHTVDYTSIKVHTVDNQVMGMAETNEFIRDRIGRKVVIIGASTGTDAHTVGIDAIMNMKGYAGHYGLERYEMIEAHNLGSQVTNEEFVKKAVELKADVLLVSQTVTQKNVHIQNLTELVELLEAEGLRDKVVLVCGGPRITHELAKELGYDAGFGPGKYADDVASFAVNDIVRRGLAKRTA